One Coriobacteriia bacterium genomic window carries:
- the spoVG gene encoding septation regulator SpoVG yields the protein MDITKVTLRPVDMNKVVAIASIVIDDCFVIHDLRVVNGDKGLFVAMPSRKLPNGEFRDICHPISTEARSDIQSAVLSEFEAEGGLGSFPPADVAEEPLGS from the coding sequence ATGGATATCACCAAGGTCACGCTGCGCCCCGTGGACATGAACAAGGTGGTGGCCATCGCCAGTATCGTCATCGATGACTGCTTCGTGATTCACGACCTACGGGTCGTCAACGGCGACAAGGGCTTGTTCGTAGCTATGCCTTCTCGGAAGCTGCCCAACGGCGAGTTCCGCGACATCTGTCATCCCATCAGTACCGAGGCGCGAAGCGACATACAGTCGGCGGTGCTCTCGGAGTTCGAAGCAGAAGGTGGGCTCGGCTCGTTCCCTCCGGCTGACGTCGCCGAGGAGCCGCTCGGCTCCTAG
- the glmU gene encoding bifunctional UDP-N-acetylglucosamine diphosphorylase/glucosamine-1-phosphate N-acetyltransferase GlmU gives MTATALILAAGEGTRMNSDTPKVAHRVLGVPMVSLVVDTARRAGCDRVVIVTGHKAEVVEELLAGELCVRQDRQLGTGHAVMCAEDALADVSGSLVVLSGDTPLMSAETVSGLIALRESSGAACTVLTTRMGHPTGYGRIVRDRAGEVQTIVEEKDCTPEQRAITEVNTGTYCFDTRVIFAHLKKLTTDNAQGEYYLTDMLKVFRAEGLSVGAMVTDDPLETIGVNSREQLAEATSVLQHRINRRWMQKGVSMTDPGLVWIGPLVAVGRDVEILPMTFLTGTTRIGDRVTLGPNTRIADSIVEDDAVIDSSVVVEAHVGPRASVGPVAYLRPGAVLEAGAKVGTSVEIKKSTIGEGSKVPHLSYIGDARIGRGVNVGAGTITCNYDGQRKHATVIGDGAFVGSDTMLVAPVTIGEGAVTGAGSAITRDVPPGALAVERSEVRVVEGWTARRDGKKSE, from the coding sequence ATGACCGCCACCGCTCTGATCCTCGCAGCCGGCGAGGGAACCCGCATGAACTCCGACACGCCCAAGGTCGCTCATCGCGTCTTAGGCGTGCCCATGGTCTCGCTCGTCGTCGACACCGCCCGACGGGCCGGGTGCGACCGCGTCGTGATCGTAACCGGCCACAAAGCCGAAGTGGTCGAGGAGCTGCTCGCCGGTGAACTCTGCGTGAGGCAGGATCGCCAGCTGGGAACCGGTCACGCGGTCATGTGCGCCGAAGATGCGCTTGCTGATGTCAGCGGATCGCTTGTCGTGCTCTCGGGCGACACGCCTCTCATGTCCGCCGAGACGGTCTCCGGGCTGATCGCCCTGCGCGAATCATCGGGCGCCGCGTGCACGGTGCTCACCACCCGCATGGGACATCCCACCGGCTACGGGCGCATCGTGCGCGACCGCGCGGGCGAGGTCCAGACCATCGTCGAGGAGAAGGACTGCACGCCGGAGCAACGCGCCATCACCGAGGTGAACACCGGCACCTACTGCTTCGACACACGCGTCATCTTCGCGCACCTCAAGAAGCTCACGACCGACAACGCGCAGGGCGAGTACTACCTGACCGACATGCTCAAAGTGTTCCGAGCGGAGGGACTCTCGGTGGGCGCGATGGTCACCGACGACCCGCTCGAGACGATCGGTGTGAACTCAAGAGAGCAGCTGGCCGAGGCGACCAGTGTGCTTCAGCACCGCATCAATCGACGGTGGATGCAAAAGGGCGTCAGCATGACCGATCCGGGGCTCGTGTGGATCGGCCCGCTCGTCGCAGTGGGCCGCGACGTCGAGATACTCCCGATGACGTTCCTGACGGGTACAACGCGCATCGGCGACCGCGTGACGCTGGGTCCGAACACACGCATCGCTGACTCGATCGTGGAGGACGACGCCGTCATCGACTCGAGCGTGGTAGTCGAGGCACACGTCGGTCCACGGGCGAGCGTCGGCCCCGTGGCGTACCTTCGGCCCGGAGCTGTGCTTGAGGCCGGAGCCAAGGTCGGCACGAGCGTCGAGATCAAGAAGTCCACGATCGGAGAGGGCAGCAAGGTGCCCCACCTGTCCTATATCGGCGATGCGCGCATCGGACGTGGGGTGAACGTCGGAGCGGGGACCATCACCTGCAACTACGACGGGCAGCGCAAGCACGCCACGGTGATCGGGGACGGAGCGTTCGTCGGCTCTGATACGATGCTCGTAGCGCCGGTCACGATCGGCGAAGGTGCCGTAACGGGGGCCGGGAGCGCCATTACTCGCGACGTCCCACCGGGAGCGCTTGCGGTTGAGCGGTCTGAGGTTCGCGTCGTCGAGGGCTGGACGGCGCGCAGGGATGGGAAGAAGAGCGAGTAG
- a CDS encoding ribose-phosphate pyrophosphokinase, with amino-acid sequence MVDRSKRMMLFSGTSNPELAEDVSRQLGVELGNIKIRQFANGEIYVRYLESVRGAHVFLVQSVTHPVNDTLMELLIMVDAAKRASAETITAVIPHFGYARQDKKSAAREPITAKLVADLLTTAGVDRVITMDLHQGQIQGFFDQPVNHLTALPILADYFESLHLDNCCVVSPDVGRAKACLKLAEMLGCPLAIMHKGRPEHNVAEITHVIGDVAGRICIVADDIIDTAGSVTEGAKALVNAGATSIYVTATHGVFSPPAYERIDSSPVVEVVVTNTVPVAAERRHGKIRVLSVAPLIAAAVDNVFNDESVSELFDPDFQL; translated from the coding sequence ATGGTCGATCGATCCAAGCGGATGATGCTGTTCTCCGGTACGTCCAATCCTGAGCTGGCCGAGGATGTCTCGCGCCAACTCGGCGTCGAATTGGGCAACATCAAGATCCGGCAGTTCGCCAACGGCGAAATCTACGTGCGCTACCTCGAAAGCGTTCGCGGTGCACACGTGTTTCTCGTCCAGTCGGTGACACATCCGGTCAACGACACCCTGATGGAACTGCTCATCATGGTGGACGCGGCCAAGCGAGCCTCCGCCGAGACGATCACCGCGGTGATTCCCCACTTCGGTTACGCGCGACAGGACAAGAAGAGCGCTGCCCGCGAGCCCATCACCGCCAAGCTCGTGGCGGACCTGCTCACCACGGCCGGGGTGGACCGCGTGATCACGATGGACCTGCATCAGGGTCAGATCCAGGGGTTCTTCGATCAGCCGGTCAACCACCTGACGGCGCTGCCGATCCTCGCGGACTACTTCGAGTCACTGCACCTGGACAACTGCTGTGTGGTCTCGCCCGACGTCGGGCGCGCCAAGGCGTGCCTAAAGCTCGCCGAGATGCTAGGCTGTCCGCTCGCGATCATGCACAAGGGGCGTCCGGAGCACAACGTCGCTGAGATCACGCACGTCATCGGCGACGTCGCCGGCCGCATCTGTATCGTGGCTGACGACATCATCGACACGGCGGGTTCGGTGACCGAAGGTGCGAAAGCGCTCGTCAACGCCGGAGCGACGAGTATCTACGTCACGGCGACGCACGGGGTCTTCTCGCCTCCGGCTTACGAGAGAATCGACTCGTCGCCGGTGGTCGAGGTGGTCGTCACGAACACCGTGCCGGTGGCGGCCGAGCGCCGACACGGAAAGATACGCGTCTTGTCGGTGGCGCCGCTGATCGCGGCGGCTGTTGACAATGTGTTTAACGACGAGAGCGTCTCGGAGTTGTTCGACCCTGATTTCCAGTTGTGA
- a CDS encoding 50S ribosomal protein L25 produces MSKASEITVTPRTVVGKTAHRLAAVGQIPAVLYGVGREAMPMAVDRHAFELWATHHASGSGMVELKVEGEKKPVNAMVREIQRSAVKGTILHVDFLAVSMDKPIHANVPLHLVNDPEGVRAGGVLTVNIHELNVEALPAELPESMEWDVSGMMVGDTLHVRDIVAPKGITLLDEPEGIVASVQIPRLEVEETTEELTEPEVIGSKPADEE; encoded by the coding sequence ATGAGCAAAGCAAGCGAAATCACCGTCACCCCCCGGACTGTGGTCGGCAAGACCGCCCACCGTCTCGCTGCAGTCGGCCAGATCCCTGCGGTGCTGTACGGTGTCGGCCGCGAGGCGATGCCGATGGCTGTGGACCGCCATGCCTTCGAGCTGTGGGCCACGCACCACGCCTCCGGTTCCGGCATGGTCGAGCTGAAGGTCGAGGGCGAGAAGAAGCCCGTCAACGCCATGGTGCGCGAGATTCAGCGCTCTGCGGTCAAGGGCACCATCCTTCACGTCGACTTCCTCGCGGTTTCGATGGACAAGCCGATTCACGCCAACGTCCCGCTGCATCTGGTCAACGACCCCGAGGGTGTCAGGGCGGGTGGCGTGCTCACCGTCAACATCCATGAGCTCAACGTCGAGGCGCTTCCCGCCGAGCTGCCGGAGTCGATGGAGTGGGATGTCTCGGGGATGATGGTGGGCGACACGCTCCACGTCCGCGATATCGTGGCGCCGAAGGGAATCACCCTGCTCGACGAGCCGGAAGGTATCGTCGCATCGGTGCAGATACCGCGTCTTGAGGTTGAGGAGACCACCGAAGAGCTGACCGAGCCCGAGGTCATCGGTTCGAAGCCCGCCGACGAGGAGTAG
- the pth gene encoding aminoacyl-tRNA hydrolase produces the protein MVIGLGNPGPEYVATRHNAGFLAVDLLGENLRATYWKDEAGSSVAVVRFGDADLVLAKPQSFMNTSGGPTKKLVEAYGIVAQDLIVVHDDIDLAPGRVLCKSGGGHGGHNGLRSLHDKLGTDAYQRVRVGVGRPPGRMDPADWVLQPLKGAALEELQDTVPTAAQAVLAILEHGIDVAMREYNAE, from the coding sequence ATGGTGATCGGACTCGGCAACCCCGGACCCGAGTATGTCGCGACCCGTCATAACGCAGGGTTTCTCGCCGTGGATCTTCTCGGCGAGAACCTGCGGGCCACCTACTGGAAAGACGAGGCGGGCTCATCGGTCGCCGTTGTCCGTTTCGGCGATGCGGACCTTGTCCTGGCCAAGCCGCAGTCCTTCATGAACACGTCAGGTGGACCGACGAAGAAGCTCGTCGAGGCATACGGCATCGTGGCACAGGACCTGATCGTGGTCCACGACGATATCGACCTCGCTCCCGGCCGTGTGCTGTGCAAGAGCGGTGGCGGTCACGGGGGCCACAACGGGCTGCGGTCGTTGCATGACAAGCTCGGTACCGACGCATACCAGCGGGTGCGCGTCGGTGTCGGCAGGCCACCGGGACGCATGGATCCGGCGGACTGGGTCTTGCAGCCGCTCAAGGGCGCTGCGCTTGAGGAGTTGCAGGACACGGTGCCGACGGCCGCGCAGGCGGTACTTGCGA